cgcctcaCAGCCAACTGCCGCCAAGATCGCAGACATTTACGGCCGCTTCGAGACTGTTGTCGCTGCCATCCTACTCTACGTCCTAGGCACTGCTCTCGAGGCTACCGCCACCTCGGTCGAGCTGTtctgcgccggcgccatcctgTACCAGATCGGCTGGACAtgcatcgtcctcctcctcgaggtcctcgtcgccgacttcTCCTCCATGCGCTCCCGCGTCTTCTTCAGTTATATCCCCGCCATCCCTTTCGTCTTCAACACCTGGATCAGCGGCACCGTCACCTCTGCCGTTCTGCGCGTCACCTCTTGGAGATGGGGCATCGGCATGTGGGCCATCATCCTGCCCGTCTGTTCCATTCCGCTGCTCACGAGCCTGTACTCTTTCGGTCAGCAGTCCCGGAAGTCCGAATCCCACCCCGAGCCCAAGAgggccgccgtcgacttGTTCCATCAActtgacgtcgtcggcctcgccatcctcgtcgccgccttttCCTTCACCTTGGCGCCCCTCACTCTGGCTGGCGGGACGGCGAGTCACTGGAAATCCCCCGCCATCATCTTCCCCCTTGTTTTTGGCCTGCTCTGCATTCCGGCCTTCGTCTTTTGGGAACGTCGGCACGCCCAGGTCCCCCTCATACCCTTCCGCCTCCTCAAGGACCGCGGAGTCTGGTCGGCCCTGGCGGTACGGAGTCTGCTCAACTTCGCCTGGTCGACCCAGGGAAACTACCTGTATACCGTGCTCGTCGTAGCGTTTGATTTCTCCATCGAGACAGCGACCCGCATCTTGTcattcttctccttttttgGCGTTTTCAGCGGCGTCATGGTCGGCATTGTCGTCTACCGGACCCGCAGGCTGaagggcatcatcatcacaggCGCTTGCATTTTCACGGCCTCTTTCGGCCTTCTCGTTTTATATCCCGGGGGCGCCACATCGGCTTCGCAGTCCGGTCTCGTAGCCGCCCAAATCATCATGGGCTTGGCCGGCGGCTTGTTCGCCTACCCGACGCAGGCCTCCATTCAGGCGTCCGCAGACCACGAGCACGTTGCCGTTATCACCAGCCTCTACCTGTCCGTCTTCAACGTTGGAAGCGCCTTGGGGAACTGCCTGTCGGGTGCACTCTGGACGCAGCTGCTCTACCCTTCCCTGAAGCAGAATCTTGCTTTCCAGCCAAATGGGACGCTGGCGCAGGCCGTCTACAACTCCCCGTTCGCCACCATTGAACATTATCCCGTGGGGGGACAGATCAGAGACGCCATCATCGATAGCTACAAGGATGTCCAGAGGCTGCTCTGCATCGCCGGACTGTGTATCTGCGTGCCGATGGTCGGCTTTGCTTTTGCGTTGAGAAACCCGAGGCTATCGGAGGAACGGGTGCAGCCGGAGGCGTCCAGCGAGTCTGACGCATGAATCACGAACTTGTCGGTACTTGGTTTGCTTCCAGCGCAGGTTCTCTTATGATTTGGTCAATCGACCGAGGCGGATCTTTCCCACTATTTTTGTTTTCAGAGCAACATAGGACGGACGATAATATTTGCATCAAGACTCATCATAGAAGAGCGAATTAATAGACAAATCTCGAGCAACACGATGCTTACGAGCGATTTCAAGTAATGAGAAAAAAGGAAATTTGATACCGAGTATCTTAGCATTTCAAGACTCAGTCCCGGCTTCGTCGCTCGTTCTGTGCCTGATAAGAGGGCCACCGATCCAGACGACCTGCGTGACGGATGTTACAAACGTCACCAGGCCCAAAGTCCAACCAACAGTGCCCCAACCAGCAGCATCACGGATCATGCCGCCGATGATAGGCCCCAGCAGGGCGCCTCCCGAGAAGGCCATGTTGTACAGCCCGTACGCCTGCGCGTAGGAGCTCTGTGCCGAAGTGGGCatgacgtcctcgacgacccaaGTGATTTCAGCCATCAGGGGGCCGAGCACCAAGGCCATGGAGACGCCCACCCCGACGAGCAGGACGCACAGGATGGCCTTTTGCGATAGGCCATCGCTGCCCACGAAGCGGAGGCAGATCAGGAAGGGCGTCGCGACGAGAAACCCGACGCTCGACAGCGGTCTGGCACCCCAGCGGTCGCAAGCGGCGCCGACCAGGGGTCCGAGTAGCGAAGGGGTGACTAGCGGCAGGAAAATCAGGCCAGCACCGACAGAGTCCCAGTCGAACGTCTCGGAGACGAACAGGGGCAGGGTGCTGTCGAAGGATGTAGTGACGATGCCGTGGACGAGGGTGCCCCAgagcgcggcgaggaggcgcggGCTCCGGAGCAATGTCAAGAAGGCAGGTTTTCTGCGGCTCGTCGCCTTACCTCCTCGCAGCGTCGGCTCGGCCGTCCGACTCTGgccgtcatcggcatggcgccgctcgtcgtccagggcgATGCCGCCATCGGCAGGCGTCGGAGCCTCTTCGAGCCAGGCCCGGGCCGTCTTGACGTCGATGGCCATCAGCCTCATGGCCGTATCGACCGCGATCAGGCCGAAGCAcatggcgaagacggcgtagTAGCCGCCGGCGCTGTACACGAGACCCCCCAGCATCGGCGACGAGAGGATGCCCGCGCTCATGGCCATGCCCACCCACCCCATGGCTTTGCCCATGTTCTCGCTGCTggtggcgtcgacgatgagggcgaggccgaccgTCCAGACCAGGGCGGCGGACGCGCCCTGCAGTAGCcggccgacgacaaggaggGGGATGCTGGTCCCCGCGCACAGGAGTGCGGTCGCTCCGCCCAGGAGCAAGAGACCGGCGACCATGGGCATGCGGCGGGAGGAGATGCGGTCGGCGAGGTAGCCCCATATTGCTGCGAGAAAGCGGTTGGTGAGCACGCTATGAGACGCAGTGTTTATCCCGTGGAAGATGGAGAGCTCACTGCATCTGAAGCTGTGAACTCAAGGTGGAAGGGGGTTTATCAACACTTACGGGAGGAGACGAGGAGTGCGGCTCCATAAACTGCGAGGAGAATCGAGACCCAGAACTGCACTATGCGATGCGGTAAGTTGATCGATCTCAGTCGCGGCCAGCACAGCGCCAGACGTagggggttggggggttCATCATCGTAGCAACAGGTACTTGAGACTCACCTTGGCCTCCAGCGATGTCAACGCGGGATTCAAGGGCAAAAGGAACGACtgggacgatgacgccgtAGAGGAAAACATCCTGAACAAGTGGTCATTACCCGTTAGCTTCGGGCCGGCCAACGTCGAAGTCATGGCAAACCTACTGTGAAGACGGCAAACGCGACCGTGATGATGATAAAGGCTACGGAGCTGCGGTACGCGAACAAAACGGGAGCTCGTTTCGGAGCGggagcagcggcggcgggggccaTAGCCATCTCGGAGAGACGCGCAAGTATCAATAACGAAGGTGGTCTTGTTCATGCACGAGAACAAATGATGAGTGTAGTTGTGTAGGGTATGGTTTTATAAGGGTCAAGACTTATAATCATTTTTGGGAGGGGGaccaagagagagaaaagtAAATAAAGTACGGATAGGCGGTTGGAAAAGATTtgaccttttttttttgtcccGGGGACAGACCGCCCAATGAGATACGACCTCTGCACAAGACCGGTGTAGTAGCCCATGTAGGGAGTATCTGAAAGGGGAAATGTAAGCCGTTGGTCGTCTTGGCTGGTGTTCATCTTGGTTGGTACTGCAGCAGTTCATAccgcctccctctctcttttgctctctctcttgctctctctctcactctctcacacctttacccaccccccccttctcccccttATCTACTCACGCAGGTTTCCAGGCCTGCAAAGTGTACGAGTGCGGCAACCTCTCTGGCTTCTCAGTCAAGATCCATTCCCCGTTCTCGTGCCTCTTCATGTGTGCTGACAAGTGCTTCCAGGGGAGGCTGTCGTGCTCCTTCAGGCCCGTGATCCGCATCCCGGCGTCCAGCAGAGCCTGGACGATCTCGCCCAGGCCGTGGTTAAACTCGCCCGTGATGACGTTCTCGAACCCGCCGTCAGCGTCCGTCTCCACGTAGCTGTCATAATGGTCGCGGAGGACGGGCTCGGCGCTCTCAAAGTACGGGTGCTTGAGGCTCAGGCCcccggcgtcgccctcgtccagggTCCAGAGCACTGGGTGAGCTTCGCGGAGGAACAGCCGGCCGCCGGGCCTCAGGAGCCCGGACACCACCTCGGCCCATCTGGAGATGGACGGGAGCCAGCAGAGGGCCCCAATGCCAGTGAACACCATGTCGTAGCTTCCCGGGCCCAAGGCGCCGAGCGCCGAGTACACGTCCGCCTGCACGAAACGCAGCTCCCGCCCCCCGCTCTCCAGCGCCTTCTGCGCCAGCAGGCGCGCCTGGCGGATGCTCTCGTCGGAGACGTCGAGCCCTGTCACGGAACGGGCGCCGAGCCGGGCGAGGGATAGGGTGTCGGTTCCGATGTGGCACTGGAGGTGGACGCAGTCGAGTCCGGAGACGTCGCCGAGCAAGGGCCGGTCGAACTCGACGATGCTGCTGAGGTACGTGGGCTCCGACACGAAGCGGTCGAGGGCGTATTCGGGCGATGTGGCATGCTGTGGAACGGAGCACGGGGGTAAATCAGCTCACGATCGGAAGAGGTGagtgaaggggggggggggaggaagtgTTAGGGGAGGATTACCGCTGGCGCCCGTTCGTTCCAGAAACTCTGGTTTAACGTGCTGTACTTTGACCCGAGGGCCTCCGCACCGTTGTCTCTGCGGTTGGAACTGGCAGCCGGAGCCATTCTGAAGTGAGTTTTTCGTGGATGGGACAGGAAAGCGGACAATGTCTTGGAAGACCTGTCCAACGTGATATTCAAGGAGCGGACACGGAGTATGACAGGTATTACTTATGCCAGGCCTGGTGTCGGTAAGCAAACCGGACACGCCGCATGCTGctggtttttgtttttctgTTCTTTTGCAGCCATCAACTTCCCTCACTTGGACAAAAGACCCCTTGACGCCCCATTTCGTTTTGGTCTGTTGGAAGCGAGGAATCCGTGCAAGCTTGGCGGCTTGGTGTCCCAGGGATGGGAGCGGGTTGCCCGTCATGGCACCCTTCGAGTCACCGATGCCTATTCTTTTCTGCCGTTCCCTTCACGTCCCTCGCGCTGTGCGACCCCGAGAGGAACCGCCTTGGCTGACCTGTCTTACAGCAGCAGAACTTGCAAGATTGGCGTGAGGGGTATTCGTCacttgggggggggggctggccAAGTCTTACACTATGCTGGTTTATTGATGCCTCCTCATCATGTGTTGCTGCTCGCCAAGGACGCGTGAAGCCCACCTTCTCTTTTCGAAATGTTTGTTCCTCCTTGGCAAATGGAATTTTCTCCCGACGACGGCTGACATGTCTCTTTCTGCCGTGCTTGGGGCTGCAGTGAGATTACAGTAAGATGCTGGCTGGGCATTGCAACACCATAATGGCTACCAGTCTTctcccgacgacggccgacACGCCTCATTTTGCAGTCCATGGACTGCAGTGAGATACAGTAAGATGCTGGCTGGGCATTGCAACACTATGATGGCTACCATCTTCCGGCCTTGTCTTGACATCaagccggcggccgccggACGGACcgggggcggagggagaCCCGTAGCGTGCCCGAAGCTGACGCTACCTCGTAACGTAACAGGGGAAGAGTCCCAGGAACGGAACCGCATTGTTCCCTCCCTACATTCCAAGCATCGAACAAACGTTGTCAACCATACTATATGTTCCATCATGGAACCCAGGCGTTTCGAATATAACTAACAGTCTCTTGTCGAGTTCTTGGTGTAACAACGCTAACTTATGCCACGATGATGACCCAAGCCTCGGTTCGTTTTTTGTTCAACTCCAGTCCTTTGTTCAACTTCAGTTCTTTGTGGGCGGCTGCTCTCGGCGTCGcgttgtttcttctttttgccAACACACCGTTCCATTCCCTGCCTCCAGACATATTTGGGAAGCTGATGATGAACGCTCGGTCGCGTTCTAAACCCGCCGACGGTGTCTTGGAGGGAGCGGAGGAACACAACCCATCGTCCACCACAAACCCCGTTCCCGTCAGGTTTCTCATCGTCGGGCTCGGCCCCTTTGCAAAGAGAAGCTATGTCCCGCGTCTGCTGAGCCTCACGGCTGCCAGGCGAGCGGCCCTGGTCGCGGCGGTCGACGTGGAAGATAACCGCCGTGATCTCGAACAGTACCGAAGAGCGACTTGTCccgacgccgagcttgtGTTCGTTCCGCACTTCACAAACGAGATGCCGGGGGATGTCAGTTCGATGCTGACCCGGCTCGTCGAGCGGCTGCAGGTGTCGTGTGTCATCATCAGCACCGAACCGCTGGCCCACTGCGCCTATGGGCTCTGGGCGCTGGGGTTGGGGCTGAACATCGTCATGGACAAGCCGGTTTCCACCCGTCACTCGGCGGTATCGAGCCTCGACCAGGCAACCGGGATCGCTCAGGACTTTGACAAGCTTGTGCAGTCGTACCACAGCCTCCAGCTTCGGAAGAGCACGTGCTTCTTGATCAACAGCCATCGCCGATACCACGCCGGGTTCCAAAGGGCGACCCAACTAGTGCGACGCGTATCCGAGGACACCGGATGCCCCGTCACGAGTATTTACACTCTCCACTGCGACGGGCAGTGGCGATTCCCCTCGGAGATCGTCCAGCAAGACTACCACACCTACAACAGGGGCTATGGCAAGGTGTCCCACAGCGGCTACCATTCCATCGACTGCGTCTATCTCTTCATGAGGGCGGGCATGGGCGACAAGAAACGCCCCGACagggtcgaggtcgtcagcagCTTCGTACAGCCCGCCGGGTTCTTCTTCCAGTTGAACGAAGACGACTACAAGAACCTGTTCGGGGAGCAGGCATACGacgcggcgtcggcattCACGACCAAGGAGCTCCTCTGCAGGACCAAGGACTTTGGCGAGATTGACGCCTCGATCCAGCTGACCTTCTACAACGACAACGAGCCGGTTTCgctcgtccacctcgaccTGCAGCACACCGGGTTCGGTCGCAGGACCTGGCTGGAGCCGGGGAAGGACCTGTACAAGGGAAACGGGAGGGTCCGGCACGAGATGCACGAGATCAAGTCGGGTCCCTTCCAGTCCGTCGTCATCGAGTCCCGCCAGTCCAGCGACAGgcacgacgtcgtccgccaGAACCACgcggagctcggcggcaacgggCACTTTGACCTCAAGCTCTTCCAGAACTCGGGCATGCTTGGCCACCGGGACCCCTTGCGCGTGTCGAGGCTGGACGAGCTCGTCAGGGACAAGACGGGCGACTCTGTCCACGGCAACGACTACTCACGCTCTGTGAAATACGCagccctcgacgaagccTTGGAGTTCATGGAGGGAAAGAAGTCGGTCCGGGATCTGATATCGAACCTGCCGGATCATCACGTCCCCGCCTACCTCATGAGTGCAATGTACGCATCCCACATTCGGCGAAAACACGGCCTCAACCCCGTTGTCTCATTAGACCTGAGTTTTGACAAAGGCAAGTAGAAGAACTTCTGTGTAAGAGTCATCAACCCAAGCTAACATGTGTGAATATCTACAGCAGGTCGTGGCTTGGCTTCATTTACGCATTCCTCTCGGTGTTAGTAGTCGCATCAAAATGCCATTTACAACAGGCTGGGCCCATAGAACGTAGACACTTAGGAGACAAACTCGACTGTCACAGACAGCCCCAAGCCTACCAGGCTAAATACCAGGCTATATAACCTAAGTGAATGAATAGGATACAACATCTATTAGGGGTTAGATCAGGAAAGCCGCTCTAACCAAAACTTGGATCCAGAGCGTACCTCTTTTTAGCTCGTAAATCACTCCAAGCCTCTTTCCACTATTCAATATTGATGAGAAATACGTAGGTGAAATAAGGATCAGAAGCGTCTATTCCTCTAGAATGGAGATACAGGACGAAGACAGGGTATTTATACCCGTCTTGAGGGCATCTACGTCTCGGACCGAGTTTCAGGACTGACTTGCAGGACTGACTCGCAAAcacctcccccctcccctcgccAACCATAACAAACATAAATGAAAAAAATCCATTACATGTCGAGGCCTTCCCTAGACGTAAAGGGAGATGTCCGAAGTATTAGACTCAATCTTCACATTCAATGTAGAAAACTAGTGTTTCATGACCCCAACCTGAACACCAAATGGTTTGTTTGCTTTTCTAAACCAACGTCGCTTTTACTCAAGACAAATTCAGAGCTACTCATCTAGCGCGACAAGCAAACCACAGAGTTTTAGCCCCTTATTAAAACAGCCTCATACAAAAAACAGCGCTCTGCAAGATGGCCGTACAAGGCATCCGGCATTGGCGAGCCAGCATGGTGTACTCATTCACTTTGGGCCTGTTTAATCGCTGTATGACACAAGGCTTGTGTTACTTCATCTATTGTACGGATACTCATTGTGCGAAACTTCTAGTTGTGCATTATCTTCGGCATAAGAAACGCTATCAATTAATTTACAATCCCCTGATACCTTGGAATAGCAGACCTCCAGAGCTATCTGCACGACTAACACCTAGTCGTCAAACGACCAGAGGTGGTTCTACCAGTTCGTGAACTGTCTCAATTCCCAATATTTTGGCCTGTGACCTCAGCCTTAACCTCCGTCCTTGTATTGCAAGAGGGCTGCAGAATAGCTATAGCCTCTTTAGACACATGTATTCGCACGTGCCAGTAGTTAAAGACTATGAAACTCACAATAGCTTGTGACACGTAGGGTCTTGAAGATCGTTCTTCACCCTGACCAGGTAGGTTGACTTCGGTCCCGCTCCTCCCGCTACCCCACGAGCTCCGACTTCTCCCGCTACCCCACGAGCCCCGACTCCGCTTACCGTGGCATCCGGCGATGCCGCGTTAACTGTAAGGGTAGTATAATCATAAACGGCTTGTAAAATCTATATAAGAAGAGTAGGTATAAGACTGTTTTTAGCATTGAGGGGTCCTGTTCAGACCGGTCTCAATAGTACATGCAGCCTTGTCGCACAACACCAAAACCATCTTTTGAAACCAAGCTTTCTTCTCTCGTTGACATTTGACAACAGAATCAAAATGGCAGACATTGAGATTTTGCAAGTTGAGTTGGAGAAGACACGCCGGCTGGGGAAATTCGTCAAAGGTTTGTTATCCTGCTTTGAAGTTTGAAGCATGCATCAACAAAAG
The DNA window shown above is from Colletotrichum destructivum chromosome 2, complete sequence and carries:
- a CDS encoding Putative major facilitator superfamily, MFS transporter superfamily, translating into MSDPRTKQHSGGGAPAPSSESETSPLLVPEPTTSYGRALSQSDSDVHGVVKQQSEPIAAGRITTAERVWLFVGIFLVGYAYGLDSQVRGTYQPYATSSLNLHSSHSTINVLRSVVAVASQPTAAKIADIYGRFETVVAAILLYVLGTALEATATSVELFCAGAILYQIGWTCIVLLLEVLVADFSSMRSRVFFSYIPAIPFVFNTWISGTVTSAVLRVTSWRWGIGMWAIILPVCSIPLLTSLYSFGQQSRKSESHPEPKRAAVDLFHQLDVVGLAILVAAFSFTLAPLTLAGGTASHWKSPAIIFPLVFGLLCIPAFVFWERRHAQVPLIPFRLLKDRGVWSALAVRSLLNFAWSTQGNYLYTVLVVAFDFSIETATRILSFFSFFGVFSGVMVGIVVYRTRRLKGIIITGACIFTASFGLLVLYPGGATSASQSGLVAAQIIMGLAGGLFAYPTQASIQASADHEHVAVITSLYLSVFNVGSALGNCLSGALWTQLLYPSLKQNLAFQPNGTLAQAVYNSPFATIEHYPVGGQIRDAIIDSYKDVQRLLCIAGLCICVPMVGFAFALRNPRLSEERVQPEASSESDA
- a CDS encoding Putative major facilitator superfamily, MFS transporter superfamily; translation: MAMAPAAAAPAPKRAPVLFAYRSSVAFIIITVAFAVFTDVFLYGVIVPVVPFALESRVDIAGGQVQFWVSILLAVYGAALLVSSPIWGYLADRISSRRMPMVAGLLLLGGATALLCAGTSIPLLVVGRLLQGASAALVWTVGLALIVDATSSENMGKAMGWVGMAMSAGILSSPMLGGLVYSAGGYYAVFAMCFGLIAVDTAMRLMAIDVKTARAWLEEAPTPADGGIALDDERRHADDGQSRTAEPTLRGGKATSRRKPAFLTLLRSPRLLAALWGTLVHGIVTTSFDSTLPLFVSETFDWDSVGAGLIFLPLVTPSLLGPLVGAACDRWGARPLSSVGFLVATPFLICLRFVGSDGLSQKAILCVLLVGVGVSMALVLGPLMAEITWVVEDVMPTSAQSSYAQAYGLYNMAFSGGALLGPIIGGMIRDAAGWGTVGWTLGLVTFVTSVTQVVWIGGPLIRHRTSDEAGTES
- a CDS encoding Putative methyltransferase type 11, S-adenosyl-L-methionine-dependent methyltransferase superfamily; this translates as MAPAASSNRRDNGAEALGSKYSTLNQSFWNERAPAHATSPEYALDRFVSEPTYLSSIVEFDRPLLGDVSGLDCVHLQCHIGTDTLSLARLGARSVTGLDVSDESIRQARLLAQKALESGGRELRFVQADVYSALGALGPGSYDMVFTGIGALCWLPSISRWAEVVSGLLRPGGRLFLREAHPVLWTLDEGDAGGLSLKHPYFESAEPVLRDHYDSYVETDADGGFENVITGEFNHGLGEIVQALLDAGMRITGLKEHDSLPWKHLSAHMKRHENGEWILTEKPERLPHSYTLQAWKPA
- a CDS encoding Putative NAD(P)-binding domain superfamily: MMTQASVRFLFNSSPLFNFSSLWAAALGVALFLLFANTPFHSLPPDIFGKLMMNARSRSKPADGVLEGAEEHNPSSTTNPVPVRFLIVGLGPFAKRSYVPRLLSLTAARRAALVAAVDVEDNRRDLEQYRRATCPDAELVFVPHFTNEMPGDVSSMLTRLVERLQVSCVIISTEPLAHCAYGLWALGLGLNIVMDKPVSTRHSAVSSLDQATGIAQDFDKLVQSYHSLQLRKSTCFLINSHRRYHAGFQRATQLVRRVSEDTGCPVTSIYTLHCDGQWRFPSEIVQQDYHTYNRGYGKVSHSGYHSIDCVYLFMRAGMGDKKRPDRVEVVSSFVQPAGFFFQLNEDDYKNLFGEQAYDAASAFTTKELLCRTKDFGEIDASIQLTFYNDNEPVSLVHLDLQHTGFGRRTWLEPGKDLYKGNGRVRHEMHEIKSGPFQSVVIESRQSSDRHDVVRQNHAELGGNGHFDLKLFQNSGMLGHRDPLRVSRLDELVRDKTGDSVHGNDYSRSVKYAALDEALEFMEGKKSVRDLISNLPDHHVPAYLMSAMYASHIRRKHGLNPVVSLDLSFDKGK